A stretch of DNA from Rheinheimera sp. MMS21-TC3:
AAAATATCTAAAGCATGAAAAAATTCTTTTTTGAAAAAAGCTTCACGTCGCCCCTCATAAGCCAAGGTAGCAAGCGCCGATGGCACTGAGTAATTTCCCATAAAGCGGCCAAAACTACTCTCTAAGCCCCAAAGTGCAACAATAAATCGAGGCTGCACACCGTATTTATTACCAATTTTAGTTAATTCTGGTAAATATTTTACATAGCGCTCTTTTGCCATAGATATACGGATTTCACTTACCCGTTTAGGTAAATAGGTATCTAGGGTTTCAACAAATTCTGGCTGACTTTTATCCGCTGACACAACCCGCTCATGAAAGGTTAGTGAACTAAAGACCTGCTCTAGCAAATCGTTGCTATATCCCTTCGCTTTGGCTTCAGCTTTTAATGCTTGGCTATAGTCACTAAAGCTAGGCTTTACTTCATCTGCCAGCACTGAGCCACTAAGTAATACAGCAGCGCCAACTGCTGCTGTGATAAATTGAGTTACTGCAACTGAAAATTTTATTCTAAACATACTTATTCCTAATAACAGTGGCTTGACAGAGATTTTAAAGTCATTGCTTTGTGAGTTGTTGCGCTTTGTGCTTGGTAAGTAAACTTTCAACCGGTGGCGGTATTTGTAAATAAAAGCCTTGGCTTTGTAGCTGTTGCTTTACTTTGCTTAAATCCGCCAATGCTAAATGTTGCCTGGAGGCCAAGTTAATAATGGTTACTAATTGAGGTGGACCAAAGCTATTAAGTAAGGCTTCAGGCACTGCACTAAAGTCATCGCGTCGCTCTACATAAAGATAAGTTTGCTCTTTTTTCAGACTTTTATATACCGCACATAACATAGAATAAAACCACGCTCTAACCTTGCTTAACAAAGGCCTAAACTATAACATGAACCCTCAATATTGCGTACCCGCAACTCAGCGGCAACGTAAATAAATACTAAGGTTTCATGCTAATGGAACTTTCATATAATAAAAAGTGCGCTAAGAACCGTTATGTCAGATCAATTGTTGGAATTAAAAGGTAGCTTATTCCCTTTATCAGTACTTTCTTGTAAAGGACTGTCTATCAGCTCTTTACAACAACAGTTAAGCCAAAAGCTAGCTCAAGCTCCCGCTTTTTTTTATCAAGCACCTATCATACTTAACCTAACAGACTGCCAGCAAGTACCAGATTTCAATGCGATTAAACAGCTTTTTTCTGAGTTAAAGTTGGTTTTAGTGGGGGTATGTGGCGCCAATACTGAATTAAAGCAATTAGCACAGCAAGCTGGATTAGCAGCGTTACAGCTAGGTAAAGAGACTAAGTCGAATGCGACTAAGCCTATAGAGTCAGTCACTGAAACTGTAGTGAATATTCCTATGGATAGTAAAATAGTTGAACAGGCAGTGCGTTCTGGCCAACAAATTTATGCCAAAGGCACAGATTTAATTATTAAAGGCACTGTTGGTGCCGGTGCTGAAGTTATTGCTGATGGTAATATTCATATTTATGGTACTTTACGTGGCAAAGCTATTGCCGGCGCTGCTGGTGATAACAGCAAACGAATTTATTGTTACAACTTACAAGCTGAGCTTATCTCTATAGCGGGTAATTACTGGCTAAGCGAAAGCTTGCAAGGCGAATTTTGGGGCAAGCCGTCATGCATAAAACTGCAAGACGACCAGCTAGTATTAGCAGAATTAGTATAAGGATTAAACTATGGCAAAAATCATAGTCGTAACGTCAGGAAAAGGCGGAGTTGGCAAAACCACCTCTAGTGCAGCTATAGGTACTGGCTTAGCACTTAAAGGTAAAAAGACCGTCATTGTTGACTTTGACATTGGTTTACGAAATTTAGATTTAATTATGGGCTGCGAACGTCGAGTTGTTTACGACTTTGTAAACGTAATTAATGGCGACTCTAATTTAAAGCAGACTCTAATAAAAGATAAACGCTGCGATAATTTATTTATATTACCCGCGTCACAAACCCGCGATAAAGATGCCTTAACTAAAGAAGGTGTGGAGCGAGTTTTAGATGAATTAGCCAAAGACTTTGACTTTATTATTTGCGATTCACCTGCAGGTATTGAAGCAGGAGCCATGATGGCGCTGTATTTTGCTGACGAAGCTATAGTTGTCACTAACCCAGAAGTATCATCTGTACGTGATTCAGATCGTATTTTAGGTATGTTATCTAGCAAGTCTCGTCGTGCTGAAAACAACCAAGATTCTATTAAAGAACATTTACTACTTACTCGCTATAACCCTGAGCGGGTTGAAAAAGGTGAGATGTTAAGCGTAGAAGATGTTAAAGAAATTCTTTCAATTGACCTCCTTGGTGTTATCCCTGAATCGCAAGCTGTACTTAATGCTTCTAACTCTGGACAACCGGTGATTTTAGATACCGAAAGCGATGCTGGCCAAGCATATTTAGATACAGTTAATCGCTTACTTGGTGAAGCCGTTCCTTTTCGCTTTATCAATGTTGAAAAGAAAGGCTTGTTAAAACGGATTTTCGGAGGCTAATTAATGTCATTACTGGATTATTTTCGCTCATCAAAAAAGCGAACTGCAAATACAGCAAAAGAGCGACTACAAATTATCGTTGCCCATGAACGTAGAAAGCGAAACAGCCCAGACTATTTACCGCAATTAGAACGCGATATTTTAGAGGTTATTCGTAAATATGTGGATATTTCACCAGAACAAATTGCGGTGACTTTAGAGCAACGCGATAATGAATTATCGGTATTAGAATTAAACGTCACCTTCCCTGACGAAAAAAACTAATAGCGCTAACTTATACTAATATTCTCTAATACAAAAAAACCTCGCTTTTAGCGAGGTTTTTTTATGCTTGTGTTGCTATATGCTTAGGTATCTTAATATAAGGTAGTAATAGCTCTTTACGCCATCCTTGACAATACTCAGGTAGAGGTAAAGCCATACGCTGCTGATCTGATACCCGCCAACACCAGTTAACAAACTCGTTAAGTTGACGCTTAACAGATAAAAACTCCGCTGGCAGTTGCTGTTCTGTTGCTACCTGTTTAACAACAGCGCTTAATGCAGCCACCTCTTGCTTATAACCAATAAAATCTTCTTGATGATAAAAGCGCTGTGGGCATTCTTCTTGCGGTAAAGCTTTAGCCTGCTCAATAAGCTGGATGACTGTTTGGCCATGGCGACGCGCATCTCGGCTTGGTATATCAGGAATATTCAATAAACTTTCTACTGTACTTGGCCGACGCTTTGCCAATTCAAACAGCTGAGCATCTTTTAAGACTAAGCCTAAGGCTAAATCTTTTTGTTGCGCATACTGATAACGCCAGCTTACTAGTTCACGTAATACAGCAAGCTCTCTTGGTGTCAGTAACCAACTGTTTTTAACTTCTAAATACTTAAACTCCGGTGCCAGTTTTTGCTCTTTACGCTGCATTAACTGCTCACCTTCTGCCAATAACAACTTAAATTGTTCAGTACTAAGTTCTTGTTGTAACGCCTGATAAAGTGGATATAAAAACAGCACATCATTAGCAGCATAATTTAATTGTTTTTCAGCTAAAGGTCTTGCTAACCAGTCAGTGCGAGTTTCACTTTTATCTAATTGTTGAGCGGTAATACGTTCAACTAAATTAGCAAAACCAACACTAGTTCCCCAACCTAATAACTGTGCTGCGATTTGGCTATCAAAGAGTGGCGATATTATTTCAATGCCTATAGTCGCAAAGGCTTCAATATCTTCATTACAGGAATGTAATATCTTTACCATGCTAGTATTAGCGAAGACCGCTTTTAGGGGCTGCCAATCTGAAATGGCCAAAGGGTCAATTAAGGCTAAATGCTCGCCATCAAATAACTGAATTAAACCTAGTTTTGGATACAAAGTACTTTGACGAATAAACTCGGTATCAACCGCAAGCAAGGCACTTGCTGCAATACGCTGGCAATAACTTGCCAGCGCTGCATCATCGGATATTAATGGGATCATCTACAACCTAATATGACATCGTTTACGCTAAGACTATTTAGCTTTTTTTAGCTCTTCATCACGCAGTTCACGACGCAGAATTTTACCAACATTAGTTTTGGGCAGCTCTTTACGGAACTCTACATGTTTTGGTGCTTTATAGCCGGTTAAATACTGACGACAATGCGCTATCAACTCTTCTTCTGTTAATGAAGGGTCTTTTTTCACCACAAACAATTTAACCACTTCACCCGATACTTCGTTTGGCACGCCAACAGCGGCAACTTCAAGCACCTTATCGTTCATCGCAGCTACTTCTTCAATTTCATTAGGATAAACATTAAAACCAGAAACTAAAATCATATCCTTCTTTCGATCAACAATATAAAAGAAGCCTTCTTCATCCATACGGGCTATGTCACCAGTGTATAGCCAGCCATCTTTTAATACTTTGGCCGTTTCTTCAGGGCGATTTAAATAACCCAACATCACTTGTGGGCCACTAACTAGCATTTCACCAGATTCTCCCTTAGCAACATCAACTCCCTTTTCATCTACTATGCGAATGTTAGTAGAAGGTGCAGGCAAGCCAATACTGCCATTATAACCATCTAAATCATAAGGGCTAACAGTAACTAGCGGGCAGCACTCTGTTAAGCCATAACCTTCCAGTAAACGGGTACCCGTAATTTTCTGCCAACGCTCTGCCACTGGTCTTTGTACCGCCATACCACCACCTAAAGAGAGCTTTAAGGTGCTAAAATCAAGCTCGGCAAAGCCTGGGGTATTTAATAAACCATTAAATAAGGTATTTACACCAGTGATAGCTGTAAATGGAAAGCCTTTTAACTCTTTAACAAAACCCGGCATATCTCTTGGATTAGTAATTAATAAGTTAGTACCACCATATTTAAAGAAAGTGAAAAAGTTAGCGGTTAAAGCAAAGATATGGTACAGAGGTAAAGCAGTAACTACATTTTCTTCACCCTTTATAAAGAAGGTATCAAGACAACCTGTCACTTGTTCTAAATTACTGACCATATTACGGTGGGTCAGCATGGCACCTTTAGATACGCCTGTAGTACCACCGGTATATTGTAAAAAAGCTATATCACTACCTGTTAAATCTGGCTGTTGTACAGGTAAATTAGCCCCTTGTTTTAGAGCTTCATTAAAACTGATATAAGCCTTTAACTTATGGCTTGGTACTAGTTTTTTTACATGCTTAACCACTAAGTTGACGATATTACCTTTTATACAGCCCAGCATATCCCCCATCTTGGTTAAGATAATGTGTTTAAGCTGTACGCTATCTTGAATGTCACTGAGGGTATGGGCAAAATTTTCAACAATAATAATAGCTTTAACTTTAGAGTCAGTAAGTTGATGCTCTAATTCTCGAGGTGTATAAAGTGGATTAACATTTACTACTGTACAACCTGCCCGCAAAATCCCCATTAAAGCTACAGGATATTGCAGCAAGTTCGGCATCATAATAGCTACTGCATCGCCTTTCTTTAAACCTAAACTTTGTAAATAAGCGGCAAAAGCTGTGCTTTTTTGATCAAGCTCTTTGTAGGTAATAGACTTACCCATGTTAATAAAGGCTTTTTTATCAGCAAATTGCTCAATGCTCTGACTGAAAATATCTAATAATGATGGGTAACTATCCGGATCAATTTCCGCTGGTACACCTGACGGGTAACGTTTTAACCAAACTTTATCCACCGTCTTCTCCTTAAATAAGGTTATTCTTCTATTGCTACACACCAGCCTGATCTAATATCACATTACTGTATATAACAGTGCCAGCACAAATCTGAGTTTTTACTCTAGAGATTAATCATCCCATAATTAGCAACATTTAACAATTCTCTACTCAATAGGTTTGCGCAACTTAAGTGTCATGCGGTCACTTTCACCTATTGCCACATAGTAGTCTTTATCTTCTGCCCCCATAGCTAAAGTTGGCGGTAAAGTATAAACACCTCTGGGATAATTTTTGCTATCTAATGGATTAGCATTTACTTCACTGGTTGCAACTAATTCAAAACCTACTGACTGAGCTGCAGCAATAACATAAGCTTCATCAAGATAACCATTACTGGCTGAACTAGCAATATCAGATAAACGAGAAGCGCGATGCTCAACCATACCTAAAATACCACCTGGTTTTAAGGCATTAAATAAAGTTTGTAAGGTCGCTTGTAAATGGCCATCTTCGTTCCAAATATGCGCATTACGAAAGCTTAGCACCATATCAAACTGTTCAGTAGTTGCATTTACAAGTAATGGCGGTTCTAGTTCAACTAAAGATACTTGGCCAAAATAGTCTGTATTTTCTTCTATTTGCTGCTGTAATTTGGCACTAATTTTAGCCCAGAACACACTACGTTCATTGCGAAATTCGCCAGTATCTTGAGAAAACTGTGCTAGGGTTAATTTGCCATTAGTTTTTAAAAATGGCGCTAAAATTTCAGTATACCAACCCTTACTAGGCCAAACTTCCAATACTGACATCTGTGGCTCTAGACCAAAAAAGGTTAAGGTTTCAGCAGGATGACGAAAAGCATTACGTTGGATATTTTCTTCACTTCTAAAACTATCATTAGCAATACTCTCTAGTTCAGAAAAGTACTTTTGCTGTGACATGTCTGCATAAGCTGAGCTTGCTATTATTAAGGTAACTGGAAAAAGCACCGTATTTATTATTGTTTTTATATTTAATTTCATCAATGTTTTACCAACCTCTGTAGGATGATTACCAATTTATTTATCACTCTACCTAAAGATAAAGCCTATTATGATTCTTAATTTTACATCTTTATCTTCAATCAGTTCTCCCCCCTAATTAAGCCTTAGCTTGGGCAAGATGTAAAGTTAAACAATTAACCTATAACTTAAGGCCTTTGTCGCGATACTTTTGCCATTAAGTTACTATAAAGTACACTAGCAAATATTAGCATCCAACCAGCTTAATTTGAGGCCTTATATGTACAAAAAACATTTGGGTAAAGGTTTGTTGTCTTTATCATTACTACTTATACCAACCGCTTTATTAGCCGCACCTAAAAATATTATTTATATGATTGGTGATGGTATGGGCCCGGTATATTTATCTGGTTACCGTTATTACAGCGATGATTTAAGTACAAAAACAGTAGAGAGCACTATATATGACCAGCTATGGTTAGGTATGGCCAGCTCTTACCCTGATGATGATACTTATGTTACCGACTCTGCCGCCGGCGCTACCGCCTTAGCTGCGGGTATTAAAAGTTATAACGGCGCTATTTCAGTCGATCATAACCATATCCCGCTTAGCACTATGATGATGCAAGCTAAAAAGCTTGGCAAAATGAATGGTATTGTTGCCAGCTCACAAATCAACCACGCTACACCTGCAGCTTTTTTAGCTCATAACAAAAGTAGAAGTAATTACAATGAAATTGCTAATATGTATGTGGATTACAAAATAAACGGTAAGCCTGTTGCCGATGTTATGCTAGGTGGCGGCCAAAAGTATTTTATCCGTGATGATCGCAATTTAATTAATGAATTAAAACAGCTTGATTATCAATATGCTGATAACTGGCAACAATTAGACAAGCTAACACGAATGCCTGCTATTGCTCTATTAGCGGATGTCGCCCTGCCTTCGGCACTTGATAACCCAGTACAGCAACCGTTAGCACAATTAACCACTAAGGCATTACAGTTATTATCGCCCGCGGAAAAAGGCTTTGTGCTTATGGTAGAAGGCAGTCAAATTGATTGGTGTGGTCATAGCAACGATATTGCTTGTGCCATGGCAGAAATGGATGATTTTGCTAAAGCGATTCAAGTGGCTAAAGATTTTGTTGATGCTAACCCTGATACTCTGCTAATTATTACTGCGGATCATGAAACTGGCGGTTTGTCTTTAGGCGCTAATGGTGTTTATGAGTGGCGTACTGATCTAATTAAGAAAATCCGAAATACTGCACTGATTATTGCGCAAAAAATGCTGGCAGAGTCCGATGATAAAAACACATTAAAAATATGGCAAGATTTAACCGCTATGGAGCTGTCTAGCAAAGAGTCTGCTTTATTGTTAAGTGCCAAAGTTGATGGTAATAAAGCCTTAACAAAGCAAATTAAAGCTATTATCAATACCAAGACTCATACCGGCTGGACGACTAGTGGCCATACGGCAATTGATATACCGGTTTTAGCCTATGGCAAATGGAAAGATGATTTTATTGGTTTTCAAGACAACACTGATATTGCTAAAAAAATTATGCATTATATTGAGCAAACTAAATAAAACTGTTTGTTAGTTATTAAGCTGCCCTTCTTAGCAATGAGCCTAAGAAGGGTATTTCAAACTATACAGCGATAACTAAGCATATAGCCTATTCGCTGAAGAGCTAGTTGTGACAAATAAGGGAATAATAATAGAAAATATTGAAAAAGGTCGTAACGAAGAAAGCTAAAATAGAAGTTTAGCCTTTAAGCGTAAAGATCAACGCCTAACATAGATTGAATTTCACTACGCCGCTCTTGGTTTTGTAAGCTTTTATAGGCTAACAAAGCACGCTCTGCATGCGCATCATTAGTGTTAGCACGAAATGAAGGTTGCTTATGCTCTGCGTCTAAAGCCGATAGCACTTTGGCATTACTGCGTATGCCTGTGCCCTGAGGCGTTACCGGTGCTGTTTTTGGCTCAGCCGTTTGCCTTCTCGCTTCAGTATTTGTATATACCGCAGCAACATTAGCAGGTGCATTAAGGCTTTGATTTACAGTTAACGTCATAGCTATGCTCTAACCCAAACATGGTTTAATTATAACCAATGTTAAAATTTAACCAAGTATTATTTAGTCTCTACTCACTTTCCGGGTAACTTCTGCCATGTGACTTCATCACGAACATAACTAGGCTCTGCTAATTCTGCAGACATAAAGTCACCGGCTAACAGTGCAGGTAGCGCCAGCGCCAACATATCTTGAGCTGATGGGTACAAAATATCAGCATAATAAGTTGCTGCCTGTTTTAATTGCAGCTCTTGGCCATAAGTTTGCCAACCGGTTCCTACGCCTGCTACTTCACCTGCTAAGCCAAAGGCAGATAAAACACTCGGTTTTACCGCAGTTTCTGCCAATATTGGTTGCATAAGTTCAGTTGCGACATCAAGCTTATAAGCCGCTATATAGACTTCAGCCATACGCGCATCAATGGCAGCAACCACTTGCTTGGCGCCTTTTAAGCGATAAGCCGCTTGTGCCATAGCCGCTAACGTAGAGACACCATATACTGGCAAATTGGCTCCAAAGCCTAAACCCTGACAGACCCCAGCGCCAATTCGTACCCCAGTAAAACTACCTGGGCCTTTACCAAAAACAATGCCATCTAACTGTGACAGGCTTAATTGGGCCTGACTAAGCAATTGCTGGATCATAGGCAAAATACGCTTGCTATGCTGTTGTGGGCAAACTTCGTCTAAGGTTAACAGCTGATTATTAATAGAAAGTGCAACCGAACAGGCTTCGGTTGAGGTATCTAAAGCTAATAGTTTTACATTATCTTGCTGTTTCAAGATTCGTTTTCCTGCTCTATCTGTTTTAAAAATGTAATAGCATCATCCAGCGACCGAGTTCGGCTCATCGCGGGTAAGCTGGTTAAAAATATTTCGCCGTAGGGTTTTGTTACTAATCTATTGTCACAAATAACCATAACCCCGCGATCAGTCACATCACGAATTAAACGGCCAACGCCTTGCTTTAAGGTGATAACAGCTTGGGGCAATTGTACTTCGAAAAAAGGATCTTTGCCTTGGCGAACACAGTTTTCACTGCGCGCTTGTAATAAAGGCTCATCCGGTGAAGCAAAAGGCAACTTGTCGATAATAACACAGCTTAAGGTATCACCACGCACATCGACGCCTTCCCAAAAGCTGCCTGTTCCTAATAGCACTGCATTTTTTAATTTCACAAATTGATCTAACAGTAAACGCTTACCCGTTGTACCTTGCACTAGCACCGGCTGACGTATTAAATCGGGTAGCTGCTTAGCCACCATTTGTAACATACGGTGGCTAGTAAAGAGAAAGAAACAGCGGCCATTGTTAGCGGCTATTAATTGGCAGGCAATGTCGATTAATGTTTTAGCCATTGTTGGCTGATGCGGCTCTGGCATAAAGCGAGGCACACACAATAAAGATTGCTCAGCATAATTAAATGGGCTTTCTAACAGCAAGGTTTTCGCTTGTTGTAAGCCCATTTGCGCGGTGTAATGACTAAAGCCATTATTTACCGACAAAGTAGCAGAGGTAAAAACCCAACTACGTTCATCTGCAGCCACTATAGCGTTAAACTTATCAGCTATGCTAAGCGGTGTTAAATGCAAGCTAACGTGCAAACGAGTCGTTTCATACCATAAACTCACGCCATCTTGCTGCATATCCGTCAGTTTGGTTAAACGCAGCTTAATTTGCACTAAGCGCTCAAATACATTATCAATTTGCTCACTGCGACCTAAGCTGGATTTAAGCACTAAATACAGCATTTCAATGCTTTCGCTGACTCTATTTAAGGCCGTTTGCATCGGCAATTGCTGATAAGCTTCACGCCAATTACCCCGGGTTGAATCAGCAGAAAACTGTAGCCGCCAATCTTTTACCAATAAGGCTAGTTTTTCAGCAACTTTAGCTAGCTGTGGATGATCGCGTAATTCTGTTTTACAGGCGACATCTATATCACGGCATAAATCGAGCAATAAGCGACTGGAAACATGTTCGCCAAAATAGTCACTGGCAATATCCGGTAGCTGATGGGCCTCATCAAATATTATTACATCCATATTGGGTAATAACTCACCAAAACCGGTGTCTTTAAGTGCCAGATCAGCAAAGAATAAATGATGGTTCACTACTACTACATCGGCAGCTTGGGCTTTTTTTCGCGCTTTTAATAAATGGCAATCTTCATAAACCGGACACTCTTTGCCTAAACAGTTATCTGTCGTACTAGTGACGTAAGGCAAGGCTTTAGAATCTTCAGCAATATAACCTAGTTCGCCTATATCGCCGGTTTGAGTTTCTGCAGACCATTTTTTAATTAAGCTTAAATCTTGGATCAGCTTGTCATCTTGCATTGGCACATGATTATAGTGCTGCTCTAAACGAAATAAACAAAGATAATTACTGCGCCCTTTTAGTAGCGCCAATTGTAATGGGCTAGCGAGTGCTTTAACCACTGTGGGTAAATCACGATAATATAATTGTTCTTGTAGGTTTTTTGTGCCGGTAGATAACACTACTTTTTTGCCACTAAGTAGCGCAGGCACTAAATAAGCATAGGTTTTGCCAGTACCCGTACCCGCCTCTACGACTAAAGCACCGGACTGTTCAATAATATCAGTCACGGCTTTGGCCATATCTAGCTGAGCTTCTCGGGCATTAAAGCCGTCAATATGCTTAGCTAAGGCGCCAGTTGCAGAAAATGCGGCATTAACCTGGTTATGCATGACGAGCAATGAAAAGTGAAGAGAAATATGAGAAAACAATAAGCTGCACAGCAAATACCATCTTAGCTAAGTATAAAATAGCTATTATGCCTGTTTTGCTAACAGAAATCAGACAAAAATATCTAAGCGGCCATCTTCACCTACCTTCTGTTCATCTTCTGGCGTGGTATAAGGGGCTTCTGGCACATCTTCAATAGCCATTTTCTTACCGTATCTTGGCCGGCGTAAAATTAAATACTTTTGCTCATGGGGTTTTAATAAACTAAGTTTTGCATCTCTAAACACCGGCACCACTAGCCTAGCATCTTGCTCAACAGGGCCACCGGCTACACGTTGCACAAATGGCATAAAAGCATCCATGAATGGCCTCCTAAGCTTTAAGCTTATATTGTTTGAATACTTTATATCGGCGAGTGTAGCTTAAACTTTAGCTTAACGTTAAATTTAAGCTAACACTCGAACTTCTAGCCTAGCAGTCCTGCTAAAAGCTACTCTGCTATATCAGCAAAAGGAGCATCTATTGCATAACTAGGCTGGGTGAACCAACACGGACCATTTTCTGTCATATAAAAGTGATCTTCTAAGCGAATACCAAATTCACCTGGTAGCACTAACATAGGTTCATTACTAAAGCACATGCCCGTTGCTAAAGGTAGTGTATTGCCCTGTACTAAATAGGGCCATTCGTGAATATCCATACCGATACCGTGGCCGGTACGATGCGGTAAACCGGGTAGTTTATAGTCTGGCCCATAGCCTTGTTCAGTTAAATAATCGCGAGCAGCTTTATCTACATCTTGCCCAGCCACACCTATTTTAGCGGCATTAAAAGCAGCAATTTGTGCTTGCTTCTCATGCTGCCAAACAGCACGCTGTTTTTCTGTTGCTTCACCAAAAATATAGCTACGAGTAATATCAGATAAATAGCCAT
This window harbors:
- a CDS encoding ATP-dependent DNA helicase translates to MHNQVNAAFSATGALAKHIDGFNAREAQLDMAKAVTDIIEQSGALVVEAGTGTGKTYAYLVPALLSGKKVVLSTGTKNLQEQLYYRDLPTVVKALASPLQLALLKGRSNYLCLFRLEQHYNHVPMQDDKLIQDLSLIKKWSAETQTGDIGELGYIAEDSKALPYVTSTTDNCLGKECPVYEDCHLLKARKKAQAADVVVVNHHLFFADLALKDTGFGELLPNMDVIIFDEAHQLPDIASDYFGEHVSSRLLLDLCRDIDVACKTELRDHPQLAKVAEKLALLVKDWRLQFSADSTRGNWREAYQQLPMQTALNRVSESIEMLYLVLKSSLGRSEQIDNVFERLVQIKLRLTKLTDMQQDGVSLWYETTRLHVSLHLTPLSIADKFNAIVAADERSWVFTSATLSVNNGFSHYTAQMGLQQAKTLLLESPFNYAEQSLLCVPRFMPEPHQPTMAKTLIDIACQLIAANNGRCFFLFTSHRMLQMVAKQLPDLIRQPVLVQGTTGKRLLLDQFVKLKNAVLLGTGSFWEGVDVRGDTLSCVIIDKLPFASPDEPLLQARSENCVRQGKDPFFEVQLPQAVITLKQGVGRLIRDVTDRGVMVICDNRLVTKPYGEIFLTSLPAMSRTRSLDDAITFLKQIEQENES